The following coding sequences lie in one Candidatus Marinarcus aquaticus genomic window:
- a CDS encoding damage-control phosphatase ARMT1 family protein, which produces MNITNDCVHCIVGQIDKAIDHLQLDEKEALEIQKEVEKRSKSFSFEHTPPYVARDVYEYLAQKTNCADPLESIKQASIENALTFVPFIEKKIRQEDDKLFTAIKASVAGNVIDFGAKEQFSLEQEINKVFHTNFAINDYAKLAKQIETKNNILILADNAGENVFDKILIKIITRMYPEKKITYATRGKPIINDITTKEAFQIGIDKFANVVSTGVDTPGLELQRATTTFRHMFEKADVIISKGMGNFECLESQKDKRVFFLFKVKCNVVANAISKNVGDIILKQG; this is translated from the coding sequence ATGAATATTACAAATGATTGTGTACACTGTATTGTAGGGCAAATTGACAAAGCCATTGACCATTTACAACTCGATGAAAAAGAGGCTTTAGAGATTCAAAAAGAGGTTGAAAAACGTTCAAAAAGTTTTTCGTTTGAGCACACACCTCCCTACGTGGCACGTGATGTATATGAATATTTGGCACAAAAAACAAACTGCGCAGATCCACTTGAGTCCATCAAACAAGCCTCTATTGAAAATGCACTGACATTTGTGCCTTTTATTGAAAAAAAAATACGACAAGAAGATGACAAACTCTTTACTGCTATTAAAGCCTCTGTGGCTGGAAATGTAATTGACTTTGGAGCCAAAGAGCAGTTCAGTTTAGAGCAAGAGATCAACAAAGTATTTCATACCAACTTTGCAATTAACGACTATGCAAAATTGGCCAAACAAATTGAAACCAAAAACAATATTCTCATACTCGCAGACAATGCAGGTGAAAATGTATTTGATAAAATTCTTATAAAAATCATCACACGGATGTATCCAGAGAAAAAAATAACCTATGCCACACGTGGGAAACCCATCATCAATGACATCACCACCAAAGAGGCTTTTCAAATTGGCATTGATAAATTTGCAAATGTTGTCAGTACAGGAGTCGATACCCCAGGTTTAGAGCTTCAAAGAGCTACCACGACATTCAGACATATGTTTGAAAAAGCCGATGTCATTATCTCAAAAGGGATGGGAAATTTTGAATGTTTAGAGTCACAAAAAGACAAACGCGTCTTCTTTTTATTTAAAGTCAAATGCAATGTCGTGGCCAATGCCATTTCAAAAAATGTGGGAGATATTATTCTAAAACAGGGTTAA
- a CDS encoding glycerophosphodiester phosphodiesterase family protein — translation MKWLFNSPIAHRGLHTKNVCENSLNAFAQAIEHSYGIELDVQLTQDGKVVVFHDLNTFRLTNKDLEVDKTEYAELKILSLGNNQEHIPLLKEVLDLVQGKVPLLIELKVFEYNGELEKAVSKLLDKYHGEYAVCSFNHQSLKWFKNHSPQIPRGLLFGEERKKVSLRDFFNFIYYFDATKPNFISLNKSLLKSKIVRFCTMIKMPIIIWTVNSAQEQKKALKKANAVIFEGFMPSN, via the coding sequence ATGAAGTGGCTTTTTAACTCTCCCATTGCACACAGAGGATTGCATACAAAAAATGTGTGTGAGAACTCTTTAAATGCTTTTGCTCAAGCCATAGAGCATAGTTATGGTATTGAACTGGATGTTCAACTCACTCAAGATGGTAAAGTGGTGGTGTTTCATGATTTGAATACTTTTCGTTTAACCAATAAAGATTTGGAAGTTGACAAAACAGAGTACGCAGAGTTAAAAATACTCTCATTGGGAAACAATCAAGAACATATTCCATTGCTTAAAGAGGTTTTGGATTTGGTTCAAGGAAAAGTCCCTTTATTAATAGAGTTAAAAGTGTTTGAGTATAACGGTGAACTTGAAAAGGCAGTCTCTAAATTGCTTGATAAATATCATGGCGAGTATGCTGTGTGTTCATTTAACCATCAAAGTTTAAAATGGTTTAAAAACCACTCACCGCAGATACCAAGAGGTCTGCTTTTTGGGGAAGAGAGAAAGAAGGTATCGTTGCGTGATTTTTTTAACTTTATCTATTATTTTGATGCCACAAAACCCAATTTTATATCGTTGAATAAATCATTACTGAAAAGTAAGATTGTACGTTTTTGCACGATGATTAAAATGCCTATAATTATTTGGACAGTCAACAGTGCCCAAGAGCAAAAAAAGGCTTTAAAAAAAGCCAATGCGGTTATTTTTGAAGGTTTTATGCCTTCAAATTAA
- the trxA gene encoding thioredoxin: MAKYIDLTQDTIEQTIKEGVSLVDFWAPWCGPCRMIAPVIEQLAQDFEGKAKICKVNTEDEQDLTMKYGIRSVPTILFVKDGEVLDQIIGATSKAALEEKLNTYL, translated from the coding sequence ATGGCAAAATATATAGATTTAACACAAGATACAATTGAACAAACCATTAAAGAGGGAGTTTCTCTCGTCGACTTTTGGGCTCCTTGGTGTGGACCTTGTAGAATGATTGCACCTGTTATTGAACAGTTAGCCCAAGATTTCGAAGGGAAAGCAAAAATTTGTAAAGTCAACACGGAAGATGAACAAGATTTAACAATGAAATATGGTATTCGTTCTGTTCCTACTATTCTTTTTGTAAAAGATGGCGAAGTGCTTGACCAAATTATTGGAGCAACCTCAAAAGCTGCTCTTGAAGAGAAATTAAATACATATTTATAA
- a CDS encoding NCS2 family permease: MGYFKLKKHNTNVKTEFAAGFTTFLTMLYIVPVNGFILSDAGLPMDAVVTATALITILATLFSGLWSNTPIAMSVGMGLNAYFSYGLVLGMKIPWQTALGIVFLSGIIFVILSFTNFRVWIMTSIPLNLRRAISAGIGTFIAFIGLKQMGMIVGSDATLVKLGDFSNPNVILGLIGLVLAFFFYAHKIRGAFIFSIAITSGIAWAFGIGSLPKEFISVPASISPIFLQLDIVSALSLSLLPIIVTFLITDMFDTLGTLTGVGARANLFQEENNKEDKSLQKTLEADAISTVGGSLLGVSTTTSFIESASGVEAGGRTGLTAVFTALFFVTTLFMLPIFKSIPSNAIYPVLVVVGVLMFTELGKINFKKMDFATSAGTFFIVLLMPLTFSITNGIAAGFVIYTFIKVAKKEYEDLNIGILLITLISFLVFILQG; encoded by the coding sequence TTGGGTTATTTTAAACTGAAAAAACACAACACGAATGTCAAAACAGAGTTTGCAGCAGGCTTTACTACTTTTTTAACCATGTTGTATATCGTACCAGTGAATGGGTTTATTCTTTCAGATGCTGGTTTGCCAATGGATGCTGTTGTTACTGCGACGGCTTTGATTACTATTTTAGCAACTTTGTTTAGTGGGCTTTGGTCCAATACGCCTATTGCTATGAGTGTGGGAATGGGATTAAATGCTTATTTCTCTTACGGATTGGTTCTTGGAATGAAAATTCCATGGCAAACGGCTTTAGGGATTGTCTTTTTATCGGGGATTATTTTTGTGATTTTGTCATTTACAAACTTTCGTGTTTGGATTATGACGTCAATTCCACTGAATTTACGCCGAGCAATCAGTGCGGGTATTGGTACCTTTATTGCGTTTATTGGTTTAAAACAGATGGGTATGATTGTTGGCAGTGATGCCACACTGGTTAAATTGGGTGATTTTTCAAACCCTAATGTGATTTTAGGTTTGATTGGTTTGGTATTGGCTTTCTTTTTTTACGCACATAAAATCAGAGGGGCATTTATTTTCTCCATTGCAATCACCTCTGGCATTGCGTGGGCTTTTGGAATAGGCTCTTTGCCTAAAGAGTTCATCTCAGTACCTGCATCAATTTCACCTATCTTTTTGCAACTTGATATTGTAAGTGCACTTTCCCTCTCTCTTTTGCCCATCATCGTAACTTTTTTAATTACGGATATGTTTGATACCTTAGGAACATTAACAGGTGTTGGAGCACGGGCTAACTTGTTTCAAGAAGAGAACAATAAAGAGGATAAAAGTCTTCAAAAAACACTTGAAGCCGATGCCATTTCAACCGTTGGAGGAAGTCTGCTTGGGGTTTCAACGACCACAAGTTTTATTGAAAGTGCCAGTGGCGTTGAAGCGGGTGGTCGAACAGGATTAACGGCTGTGTTTACTGCACTGTTTTTTGTAACAACGCTGTTTATGTTGCCTATTTTTAAATCCATTCCTTCTAATGCCATTTACCCAGTACTCGTGGTGGTTGGAGTATTGATGTTTACTGAACTTGGAAAAATCAATTTTAAAAAAATGGATTTTGCAACGAGTGCAGGTACATTTTTTATTGTGTTATTGATGCCTTTGACCTTTTCAATCACCAATGGTATAGCAGCAGGTTTTGTTATCTATACGTTTATCAAAGTGGCCAAAAAAGAGTATGAAGATTTAAATATCGGTATTCTTTTAATCACTTTAATCAGTTTTTTAGTTTTTATATTACAAGGATAG
- a CDS encoding cytochrome C codes for MKQFILFMVLYNIGLASNYAGLLFDGNCVTCHHKTKAISAPSIKEVKENYLRAFPNKDDFVLYMSNWVHAPNEETSIMQNAILKYGLMPMLSYDKKTLEEISAYIYDMKFD; via the coding sequence ATGAAACAATTTATTCTTTTCATGGTATTATATAATATTGGATTGGCTTCAAACTATGCCGGTTTACTCTTTGATGGTAATTGTGTGACCTGTCATCACAAAACCAAAGCTATTTCAGCACCTTCAATCAAAGAGGTCAAAGAGAATTATTTAAGAGCATTTCCAAACAAAGATGATTTTGTGTTGTATATGTCCAATTGGGTTCATGCGCCTAATGAAGAGACCTCTATCATGCAAAATGCCATTTTAAAGTATGGTTTAATGCCGATGTTATCGTATGACAAAAAAACACTTGAAGAGATCAGTGCTTATATTTATGATATGAAGTTTGATTAA
- a CDS encoding FAD-binding protein: MLDLAIIGGGPAGLTAGLYATRGGLKSVTMFEMGMPGGQITG, encoded by the coding sequence ATGTTAGACTTAGCGATAATAGGGGGAGGGCCAGCTGGATTAACAGCAGGTTTGTACGCGACACGAGGTGGATTAAAGAGTGTAACCATGTTTGAAATGGGGATGCCAGGTGGACAAATCACAGGC
- a CDS encoding NifB/NifX family molybdenum-iron cluster-binding protein, translating to MKIAIPVKDENLTFFSNAGHTPKFAIYSLAGSGMFKSFNLENIIANPRTDLDHHHAQEDHVCSHDHDDEEHIAQHNKMGTALKECNYIVVQKACKNTANSFISQGIKIVKYNGDSLEVGKILQETSAQFI from the coding sequence ATGAAAATAGCAATTCCAGTAAAAGACGAAAACTTAACTTTTTTTAGCAATGCAGGACACACACCAAAGTTTGCAATCTACTCTTTGGCAGGGTCAGGGATGTTCAAATCATTCAATTTAGAAAACATCATTGCTAATCCACGAACAGATCTTGACCATCATCATGCCCAAGAGGATCATGTATGTAGTCATGACCATGATGATGAAGAGCATATTGCACAACACAACAAAATGGGGACAGCTTTAAAAGAGTGTAACTATATTGTTGTACAAAAAGCGTGTAAAAATACTGCAAATTCTTTTATATCACAAGGTATTAAGATTGTGAAATACAATGGTGATTCCTTAGAAGTAGGAAAAATTTTGCAAGAGACTTCAGCGCAATTCATATAA
- a CDS encoding phosphoribosyltransferase, which yields MEKYYYGYNEFLEDTKVLINKVKPYGADVLLGISRGGLTLSHFMGQALDNRNVFTLNSIHYNKTEKLDTFDIFNIPDLSKAKKVLILDDIIDTGETMVEILKILNEKFPHVEFKLATLFYKKTALISPDFTVKEAPAWIDFLWEVDI from the coding sequence ATGGAAAAATATTATTACGGATACAACGAGTTTTTGGAAGATACGAAAGTATTAATCAATAAGGTCAAACCTTATGGTGCAGATGTGCTTTTGGGTATCTCCAGAGGAGGCTTAACGCTTTCACACTTTATGGGGCAAGCATTGGATAATCGAAATGTGTTTACTCTTAATTCGATTCATTACAATAAAACAGAAAAGTTGGATACGTTTGATATATTTAATATCCCTGATTTAAGTAAAGCCAAAAAAGTGTTGATTTTAGATGATATTATCGATACAGGTGAAACCATGGTAGAAATTTTAAAAATACTCAATGAAAAATTTCCTCATGTTGAGTTTAAATTGGCCACACTTTTTTATAAAAAAACGGCCTTGATTTCCCCAGATTTTACGGTTAAAGAGGCACCTGCTTGGATTGATTTTCTTTGGGAAGTCGATATTTAA
- a CDS encoding ATP-binding protein, with protein sequence MTEKRKNINYLLYTIIITLIVFSLFAFKELLGSIENIEEDIFQTQAHTNEKNMQSLMSDKQNSTLSIALVLSQDRSVQNFLLNGEGVKVQMEQLSQLLKEKTHYRSTWIHIIDKNGTSLYRSWTKKAGDNVLNVRKDLQRMHQNPKIMNTISTGIFDMTFKSMVPIFKNETFIGSVEVITKFNSITKKIQADGIEPIILVDKTYKNQLKKPYTKLFIDDYYVANINVNSKIVDYVRQKGVERFWAKNSYETMDGYFVSYYHIKDIDGKLMATTVFFSPLHEVQTGHLDYFKNIALVLSFSAIVGFVLSMVLIYNYLKRQEQVNLNSVLRTYNQKLKSKIKKEIENSRKKDIIVAQQSRLVALGEMIGNIAHQWRQPLSAISTATSGLQIKYEFGNLNKEEFLELTNGIMHNTKFLSDTIEDFRTFFQKDKEQVNFSLSTLVFETYNIIKALYNTQHIDVFFDLDESIMYRGYKSELSQVLLNLFNNSKDALAQVSNENKMVYIKTYETKEALFLEFHDSGGGVDEQYNEKIFDPYFTTKHQSNGTGIGLYMSKEIISKHFDGDISNQNAHFVVDGKEYFGANFVIVLPKV encoded by the coding sequence ATGACTGAGAAAAGAAAAAATATTAATTATCTTTTATATACTATTATTATAACACTGATAGTTTTTTCATTATTTGCATTTAAAGAATTGCTTGGAAGCATTGAAAATATTGAAGAGGATATTTTCCAAACGCAAGCACACACCAATGAAAAAAATATGCAATCTTTGATGTCGGATAAACAAAATTCGACACTCTCTATTGCATTGGTACTTTCACAAGACAGAAGTGTTCAGAACTTCTTACTCAACGGTGAGGGTGTGAAAGTACAAATGGAACAACTCTCGCAATTATTAAAAGAAAAAACCCATTATCGCTCTACATGGATTCATATTATTGACAAAAATGGCACCAGTCTGTATCGAAGTTGGACGAAAAAAGCGGGTGATAATGTGCTTAATGTACGAAAAGATTTACAAAGAATGCATCAAAACCCCAAAATCATGAATACGATCAGTACGGGTATTTTTGACATGACGTTTAAATCGATGGTGCCTATTTTTAAAAATGAAACGTTTATTGGCAGTGTGGAAGTCATTACCAAATTTAATTCCATTACAAAAAAAATCCAAGCAGATGGCATTGAACCGATTATCTTAGTGGATAAAACCTATAAAAATCAACTGAAAAAACCCTATACAAAACTCTTTATTGATGATTATTATGTGGCCAATATCAATGTAAACTCAAAAATTGTTGATTATGTACGTCAAAAAGGGGTGGAACGTTTCTGGGCTAAAAACAGTTATGAGACCATGGATGGTTATTTTGTTTCGTATTATCACATTAAAGATATTGATGGAAAACTCATGGCCACAACGGTTTTTTTCTCTCCTTTACACGAAGTACAAACTGGACACTTGGACTACTTTAAAAATATCGCTTTAGTGCTATCTTTCAGTGCTATTGTTGGGTTTGTTTTAAGTATGGTTTTGATTTACAACTATTTAAAACGGCAAGAACAGGTGAACTTGAACAGTGTATTACGTACGTATAATCAAAAGTTGAAATCTAAAATAAAAAAAGAGATTGAAAACAGCCGTAAAAAAGATATCATCGTTGCACAACAAAGCAGACTTGTGGCTTTAGGTGAAATGATTGGAAATATTGCGCATCAGTGGCGACAACCACTCAGTGCCATTTCGACTGCAACAAGTGGTTTACAAATCAAATATGAGTTTGGAAATTTAAATAAAGAGGAGTTTTTGGAGTTGACCAATGGTATCATGCACAACACCAAATTTCTTTCAGATACCATTGAAGATTTCAGAACCTTTTTCCAAAAAGATAAAGAACAGGTCAACTTCAGTCTCTCTACTCTTGTATTTGAAACATACAATATTATTAAAGCACTTTATAACACACAACACATTGATGTCTTTTTTGATTTGGATGAATCCATCATGTACAGAGGTTATAAAAGTGAGCTTTCACAAGTGCTTTTAAATCTTTTTAATAACTCAAAAGATGCACTTGCACAAGTCAGTAATGAGAACAAAATGGTTTATATTAAAACCTATGAGACCAAAGAAGCACTCTTTTTAGAGTTTCATGACAGTGGGGGTGGTGTTGATGAACAGTATAATGAAAAAATCTTCGATCCATACTTTACAACCAAACATCAAAGTAATGGTACAGGAATAGGACTTTATATGAGTAAAGAGATTATTTCAAAACACTTTGACGGAGATATTTCGAACCAAAATGCTCACTTTGTTGTGGATGGAAAAGAGTATTTTGGTGCTAATTTTGTGATTGTACTTCCTAAAGTTTAA
- a CDS encoding peroxiredoxin — MLVTKKAPDFTATAVLADGQIVEDFNLYENISEKGAVLFFWPLDFTFVCPSEIIAFSKRVKDFEERGIQVIGCSVDSQFSHFAWRETPVENGGIGRVKFPMVADLSKQISKDYDVLFADSVALRGSFLIDKDGTIRHAVINDLPLGRNIDEMIRMVDTMIFTNEHGEVCPAGWNKGDEGMKASTEGVAEYLGKNEDKL, encoded by the coding sequence ATGTTAGTAACAAAAAAAGCTCCCGATTTTACAGCAACAGCAGTGCTTGCTGATGGACAAATTGTAGAGGATTTTAATTTATATGAAAATATTAGTGAAAAAGGTGCCGTGTTATTTTTCTGGCCACTTGACTTCACATTTGTATGCCCATCAGAAATCATTGCGTTCTCAAAAAGAGTCAAAGATTTTGAAGAGCGAGGGATTCAAGTTATTGGTTGTTCTGTAGATTCACAGTTCTCACACTTTGCATGGAGAGAGACTCCCGTTGAAAATGGGGGAATAGGACGAGTGAAATTTCCAATGGTTGCAGATTTGAGCAAACAAATTTCAAAAGATTATGACGTATTATTTGCAGACTCTGTTGCTCTTAGAGGATCATTTTTAATTGACAAAGATGGAACAATCAGACACGCCGTTATCAATGACTTACCACTTGGAAGAAACATTGATGAGATGATTCGAATGGTGGATACCATGATTTTTACCAATGAGCATGGTGAAGTGTGTCCAGCAGGATGGAACAAAGGTGATGAAGGCATGAAAGCTTCAACTGAAGGTGTGGCTGAATACTTAGGTAAAAATGAAGACAAATTATAG